A window of the Nibribacter ruber genome harbors these coding sequences:
- a CDS encoding energy transducer TonB: MLSHSPVKAVLTSLALVLCLSLAANAQTAAALPTSAPMAEDTSRVYNSVEKMPEFPGGTDALYQYLNSNFQYPASLPHDNTATTMLFSFTVGATGKVHDVVKVKGVHPTVDAAFTRVLQTMPAWIPGEQNGKVRRVKFTLPYQVAGTPLPQETAIEEKIYVATEVAPAFPGGKKALTNFLKKNFKPTVQFADKEMEGSIVLSLVLNKDGSIRKEETKVLKGLGYGIDERMIEVVNSLPSFSPAKQNGENVVFKTVLPIRLDVHGYVKEVLEGAQK; the protein is encoded by the coding sequence ATGCTTTCTCATTCTCCCGTAAAGGCTGTGTTGACCAGCCTGGCACTTGTGCTATGCCTATCCCTGGCCGCCAACGCGCAAACCGCCGCCGCCCTTCCTACCTCAGCCCCAATGGCCGAAGACACTTCCAGGGTATACAACTCTGTAGAGAAGATGCCAGAGTTTCCGGGGGGCACAGACGCTTTGTACCAATACCTGAACAGCAACTTTCAATACCCCGCATCCTTACCCCATGACAACACTGCCACTACCATGCTGTTCTCCTTTACCGTGGGTGCCACGGGCAAGGTGCATGACGTTGTCAAGGTAAAAGGCGTGCACCCAACGGTAGACGCCGCGTTTACCCGGGTGCTGCAGACCATGCCCGCCTGGATTCCGGGAGAGCAGAACGGCAAAGTGCGCAGAGTCAAATTCACTCTTCCCTACCAGGTAGCCGGCACGCCCCTGCCCCAGGAAACTGCCATAGAAGAGAAAATCTACGTGGCCACCGAGGTGGCTCCTGCGTTCCCGGGCGGCAAAAAAGCGTTGACTAATTTTCTCAAGAAGAACTTCAAACCCACCGTGCAGTTCGCCGACAAAGAGATGGAGGGTTCTATTGTGCTGAGTCTCGTCTTGAACAAGGACGGCTCCATCAGAAAAGAAGAAACCAAAGTGCTTAAGGGTTTGGGCTATGGCATTGACGAGCGCATGATAGAAGTGGTGAATTCCCTTCCCAGCTTTTCGCCGGCCAAGCAGAACGGAGAGAACGTGGTCTTCAAGACGGTGCTACCCATTAGACTAGACGTACACGGGTATGTAAAGGAAGTGCTGGAAGGCGCCCAGAAGTAA
- a CDS encoding WD40/YVTN/BNR-like repeat-containing protein, translating into MKKHASLFLLLSLLGVWQAQAQKLNTAVFQQMKARNLGPGAMSGRITTVDAVVSNPEIIYVGAASGGVWKSENGGVSFTPVFDEQPNINIGSLAIQQSNPSVVWAGTGEGNPRNSVNMGNGIYKTIDGGRTWKHMGLDKTFNIHRILIDPTNPDVVYAGVIGLPFGDHPERGVYKTTNGGQSWERILFTNEKSGVAEMVMDPSNPNKLVVNMWEHRRTPWDFKSGGPGSGLYMTYDGGKTWKKKGVTDGLPAGNFGRLGLAISRSMPNRIYALVEATKNGLYRSEDGGEKWTKVTDDPSIVTNRAFYFNEIFVDPQNENRVYMIYQPIAVSEDAGKSFKVIATLEQIHADHHAFWINPNNPNHLIDGNDGGVAISRDRGKTWYYPEGLPIGQFYHVNVDNEVPYNIYGGLQDNGSWTGPAYTFTNGGIRNLHWMNVQGGDGFDVVPDPENARYGYAMSQGGSLTRYDKLTNDSYSIKPTHTDAKTRLRFNWNAAIALDPFQNGTLYYGSQFVHKSTDKGMTWQLISPDLTLNNPEHHQQNLSGGLSLDVTSAENHNTILTIAPSTKQQGVIWVGTDDGNVQLTQDGGKTWTNVRDRIKGLPKEAWIPQITASKHRAGEAFVVANHYRMGKDFNPYIFRTTDFGKTWTRLVDEKQVRGYALSFLQDPVEPKLMFAGTEHGLWVSLDEGKTWTQWTSGYPSVPTMDLALQEREADLVIGSFGRGIYVLDNIRPLRQLAGTQGKTLDKPLAVFAPSEAYLASYGQAPGSMNESENLYQAPNRPSGAQITYYIQPKRNTPVAKPADTRKLKEKPKAATTKNPETGAVLPTVLPAKDTLALASKKANRRDSLVVRVYNDKNQLIRTLRQVPYSTLGVQKFSWNLTERGIKQPVNRTQPQRGGAGGGSGEPSGGQVMPGQYKLVFQYAGAKDSTLLTVKPDPRVPYHQQNVMARRALQDRLNNSIQQVTTAADRLQEASDAADALLAQMKGKPGKETAALQKATQVLQDSIKMHRESLFGKGLERQGYGRPFYLTAITKLNEARSYINGRTEPLTSTETQLVEQAEAMTHETLSKINAFFTTQWAAYRQQVQATPLTTLKEYPAIQ; encoded by the coding sequence ATGAAGAAGCATGCTTCGCTGTTTCTGCTCTTGTCCTTGCTGGGCGTGTGGCAGGCGCAGGCCCAGAAATTGAACACCGCCGTTTTCCAGCAGATGAAGGCCCGCAACCTGGGGCCGGGCGCCATGAGCGGACGCATCACCACCGTAGACGCCGTGGTCAGCAATCCAGAAATCATCTATGTGGGCGCGGCCTCTGGGGGCGTCTGGAAGAGCGAGAACGGAGGCGTCTCCTTCACCCCGGTTTTTGACGAGCAGCCCAATATCAACATCGGGTCTTTGGCCATTCAGCAGAGCAACCCCAGCGTGGTATGGGCGGGCACCGGCGAAGGAAATCCCAGAAACTCGGTGAACATGGGCAACGGCATCTACAAAACCATTGACGGCGGCCGTACCTGGAAACACATGGGCCTGGACAAGACCTTCAACATCCACCGCATTCTCATTGACCCCACCAACCCAGACGTGGTGTACGCCGGCGTGATTGGTTTGCCCTTTGGCGACCACCCGGAGCGCGGCGTGTACAAAACCACCAACGGCGGCCAAAGCTGGGAGCGCATTTTATTCACCAATGAGAAGTCGGGCGTGGCCGAAATGGTCATGGACCCCAGCAACCCCAACAAACTGGTGGTGAACATGTGGGAACACCGCCGCACGCCCTGGGATTTCAAATCTGGGGGCCCCGGTTCTGGCTTGTACATGACGTATGACGGCGGAAAGACCTGGAAGAAGAAAGGCGTGACTGATGGTCTGCCGGCTGGCAATTTCGGGCGCCTGGGACTGGCCATCAGCCGCAGCATGCCCAACCGCATTTATGCCTTGGTAGAAGCGACTAAAAACGGCTTGTACCGCTCAGAAGACGGCGGTGAGAAGTGGACCAAGGTCACAGATGATCCTTCCATTGTGACCAACCGCGCCTTCTACTTCAATGAGATTTTCGTGGACCCGCAGAATGAGAACCGCGTCTACATGATCTACCAGCCTATTGCCGTGAGTGAGGACGCTGGTAAGTCGTTCAAAGTCATTGCCACGCTGGAGCAGATCCACGCCGACCATCATGCCTTCTGGATCAACCCTAACAACCCCAACCACCTCATTGACGGTAATGACGGGGGCGTGGCCATCAGCAGGGACCGTGGCAAGACCTGGTATTATCCAGAGGGGCTTCCCATCGGGCAGTTCTACCACGTGAACGTAGACAATGAAGTACCTTACAACATCTACGGCGGCTTGCAGGACAACGGCTCCTGGACGGGCCCGGCCTACACGTTCACCAACGGCGGCATTAGAAACCTGCATTGGATGAACGTACAGGGCGGCGATGGTTTTGACGTAGTCCCAGACCCAGAAAATGCCCGCTACGGCTATGCCATGTCACAAGGCGGAAGTCTGACGCGCTATGACAAACTCACCAACGACTCCTATAGCATCAAACCTACGCACACAGACGCCAAGACACGCCTGCGCTTTAACTGGAACGCCGCCATTGCGCTGGATCCCTTCCAAAACGGCACGCTCTACTACGGAAGCCAGTTCGTGCACAAGTCTACAGACAAAGGTATGACCTGGCAGTTGATTTCGCCTGATTTGACCTTGAACAACCCAGAGCACCATCAACAGAATTTGAGCGGCGGCTTGAGTCTGGACGTGACCTCTGCTGAGAACCACAATACCATTTTGACCATTGCGCCCAGCACCAAACAGCAAGGCGTAATTTGGGTAGGCACCGATGACGGCAACGTGCAACTAACCCAAGACGGCGGCAAAACCTGGACCAACGTGCGCGACCGCATCAAAGGTTTGCCCAAAGAAGCCTGGATTCCGCAGATTACGGCTTCAAAGCACCGCGCCGGCGAGGCCTTTGTAGTGGCCAACCACTACCGCATGGGCAAAGACTTCAACCCGTACATTTTTAGAACCACGGACTTCGGGAAGACCTGGACCCGTTTGGTAGATGAGAAGCAGGTGCGTGGCTATGCGCTGTCGTTTTTGCAAGACCCGGTAGAGCCCAAGTTGATGTTTGCCGGCACGGAGCATGGCCTGTGGGTGAGTCTGGACGAAGGTAAAACCTGGACCCAATGGACCAGCGGCTACCCATCTGTGCCCACCATGGACCTGGCCCTGCAAGAAAGAGAAGCAGACTTAGTGATTGGTTCTTTTGGCCGTGGCATTTACGTGTTGGACAACATCCGGCCGCTGCGCCAGCTGGCTGGTACCCAAGGCAAGACGTTGGATAAACCTTTGGCGGTGTTCGCGCCCTCAGAGGCTTATCTGGCTAGTTACGGCCAAGCGCCGGGCAGCATGAATGAGTCTGAGAATCTGTACCAAGCACCAAACCGACCGTCTGGCGCACAGATTACCTATTACATCCAACCAAAGCGCAACACACCGGTGGCCAAACCCGCAGACACCAGAAAACTAAAGGAAAAGCCCAAAGCCGCTACTACCAAGAATCCGGAAACGGGCGCTGTGCTGCCTACTGTTTTACCCGCCAAAGACACCTTGGCCCTGGCTTCTAAAAAAGCGAACAGAAGAGACAGTTTGGTGGTGCGGGTGTACAATGACAAAAACCAGTTGATCAGGACGCTCAGACAAGTGCCATATTCCACCTTGGGTGTACAGAAGTTCAGCTGGAACTTGACTGAGCGTGGCATTAAGCAACCAGTGAATCGCACCCAACCCCAGCGCGGCGGAGCAGGCGGCGGAAGCGGTGAGCCAAGCGGCGGCCAGGTGATGCCGGGCCAATACAAACTGGTGTTCCAGTACGCGGGTGCCAAAGATTCTACCCTGCTCACCGTAAAGCCAGACCCGCGCGTGCCCTACCACCAGCAGAACGTAATGGCTCGTCGTGCTTTACAGGACCGCCTCAACAACAGCATCCAGCAAGTCACGACTGCCGCCGATCGGCTGCAGGAAGCCTCTGATGCCGCCGATGCCCTTCTAGCACAAATGAAAGGCAAGCCGGGCAAAGAAACCGCCGCGTTGCAGAAGGCCACCCAGGTCTTGCAGGATTCCATTAAGATGCACCGTGAATCCTTGTTCGGGAAAGGGCTGGAAAGACAAGGCTACGGCCGGCCGTTCTACCTGACGGCCATTACCAAATTGAATGAAGCCCGCTCGTATATCAATGGCCGTACAGAACCGCTCACGTCTACAGAAACCCAGTTAGTGGAGCAAGCTGAGGCCATGACCCACGAGACCCTGTCCAAAATCAATGCCTTCTTCACTACGCAGTGGGCAGCCTACAGACAACAAGTGCAGGCTACGCCACTGACTACGCTCAAAGAATACCCGGCTATTCAGTAG
- a CDS encoding DUF1028 domain-containing protein has translation MKKIFYLLGLGSLLATAPAMAQTPSVFKPQEPLAHTYSIVARDPATGEMAVAVQSHWFSVGTSVSWGEAGVGVVATQSFTNKSFGPRGLALLKQGKTAQETLKILLSTDEGREVRQVAILDAKGNVATHTGNKCIKYAGHITGKQFSVQANMMLSDQVWPAMARAFEQNAHLPLAERVLAAMDAAEAQGGDIRGRQSAALLVVSAKKSDQPWQERLIDLRVDDNPVPLKELRRLLTVQRAYQHMNNGDLAVEKNDMALAMKEYSAAEALQPDNLEMQYWHGITLANTGKVEEAVKILAPVFKADKNWLILTERLPEVGLLTVSAGDYKRILNAR, from the coding sequence ATGAAAAAGATATTCTACTTACTAGGGTTGGGTTCTCTCTTAGCTACTGCCCCAGCCATGGCCCAAACACCTTCAGTTTTTAAACCGCAGGAGCCGTTGGCGCATACTTATTCCATTGTGGCCAGAGACCCTGCCACCGGCGAGATGGCCGTGGCCGTGCAAAGCCACTGGTTCTCGGTGGGCACTTCGGTGAGTTGGGGCGAGGCCGGCGTGGGCGTGGTCGCTACCCAGTCGTTTACCAACAAGTCCTTTGGGCCGCGCGGACTGGCTTTGCTGAAACAAGGTAAGACCGCGCAAGAGACCTTGAAGATTTTACTGTCAACGGATGAAGGACGCGAGGTGCGGCAGGTAGCCATTCTGGACGCCAAGGGAAACGTGGCCACGCACACGGGCAACAAATGCATTAAGTACGCGGGTCACATTACAGGCAAGCAATTCTCAGTACAGGCCAACATGATGCTCTCTGACCAAGTGTGGCCGGCCATGGCCCGCGCCTTTGAGCAGAACGCTCACTTACCTTTAGCGGAACGCGTCTTGGCTGCCATGGATGCCGCCGAAGCCCAGGGTGGGGACATACGCGGCCGGCAGAGCGCGGCCTTACTGGTGGTGTCTGCCAAGAAATCTGACCAGCCGTGGCAGGAGCGGCTGATTGACCTGCGCGTAGATGATAACCCCGTTCCTTTAAAAGAGCTGCGTAGATTATTGACCGTGCAACGCGCCTATCAGCATATGAACAATGGTGATTTGGCCGTAGAGAAGAATGACATGGCGCTGGCCATGAAAGAGTACAGCGCCGCTGAAGCCCTGCAACCTGACAACCTGGAAATGCAGTATTGGCACGGCATCACCTTGGCCAACACTGGTAAGGTGGAGGAAGCCGTGAAGATTCTGGCCCCCGTTTTTAAGGCAGACAAGAACTGGTTAATCTTGACGGAGCGGTTGCCGGAGGTAGGGTTGTTGACGGTGTCGGCGGGGGATTATAAGCGGATTTTGAATGCCAGGTAG
- a CDS encoding M28 family peptidase, producing the protein MKFPSLQHLALAAVLALPLGASAQNQDSLHIKKIYDEALTNGKSYEQLRYLTSRIGGRLSGSPQAAAAVEWARQEMEKLGLDRVYLQEVMVPHWQRGEKEEAYIVNSKISPTQQVKVIALGGSVPTPAQGLTAEVLEVKSIEELQKLGKRKVQGKIVFFSRPFDQTHIHTGLAYRGAVDQRSQGPSAAARLGAVGVVVRSMSSALDDEPHTGGLRYAEDAPKIPAVAISTIGAELLGKLLKDDQDLKLHLKVNSKWLPDVLSYNVIGEIKGSEKPEEIIVVGGHLDSWDNGQGAHDDGTGCVQSMEVLRMMRAMNYKPKRTIRAVMYMNEENGLRGGTTYAQEAKAKNEKHIAALESDGGGFTPRGFSMDATPAVYQKIVSWKPLLAPYGLHEITQDGGGADVTPLKANGAAVMEFVPDSQRYFEIHHTAADTFDKVNQRELELGGASMAALIYLMDKYGL; encoded by the coding sequence ATGAAATTTCCCTCTTTACAACATTTGGCGCTGGCAGCGGTGCTGGCGCTGCCGTTGGGCGCTTCGGCGCAGAACCAGGACTCTTTGCACATTAAAAAGATTTACGACGAGGCGCTGACTAACGGCAAAAGCTATGAGCAGTTGCGCTACCTCACTTCCCGCATTGGCGGTAGGTTGAGCGGCTCTCCGCAGGCGGCAGCGGCGGTGGAGTGGGCCCGGCAGGAAATGGAGAAGTTGGGGCTGGACCGCGTGTATCTGCAAGAAGTGATGGTGCCGCATTGGCAGCGCGGCGAGAAGGAGGAAGCCTACATTGTCAACTCCAAAATTTCGCCTACGCAACAGGTGAAGGTTATTGCCTTGGGCGGTTCGGTGCCTACGCCGGCGCAGGGCCTCACCGCCGAGGTGCTGGAAGTGAAAAGCATTGAAGAACTGCAGAAACTGGGCAAACGCAAGGTGCAGGGCAAGATTGTGTTCTTCAGTAGGCCGTTTGACCAGACGCACATTCACACGGGCTTGGCGTACCGGGGGGCGGTAGACCAGCGGTCGCAGGGACCATCGGCGGCAGCCAGATTAGGTGCCGTGGGCGTAGTGGTACGTTCCATGTCTTCGGCCCTGGATGATGAGCCGCACACGGGCGGTTTGCGCTACGCTGAGGATGCCCCAAAAATCCCAGCAGTGGCTATTTCTACCATTGGCGCAGAACTGCTGGGCAAACTGTTGAAGGACGACCAGGACCTGAAACTACACTTGAAGGTTAATTCAAAATGGTTGCCAGACGTGCTCAGCTACAACGTGATAGGCGAGATCAAAGGCTCAGAAAAACCAGAGGAAATCATTGTGGTAGGCGGTCACCTGGACAGCTGGGACAATGGCCAGGGTGCCCATGACGACGGAACCGGCTGCGTGCAATCCATGGAAGTCTTGCGCATGATGCGGGCCATGAACTACAAACCCAAGCGCACCATCAGAGCAGTCATGTACATGAATGAAGAAAATGGTCTGCGTGGGGGCACCACCTATGCTCAAGAAGCCAAAGCCAAAAACGAAAAGCACATTGCCGCCTTGGAATCAGATGGGGGTGGCTTTACGCCGCGCGGCTTCAGCATGGATGCCACGCCAGCCGTGTACCAGAAAATTGTAAGCTGGAAGCCCTTGCTGGCGCCCTACGGTCTGCATGAAATCACGCAAGACGGAGGCGGGGCCGATGTAACGCCGCTTAAAGCCAACGGCGCTGCGGTCATGGAATTTGTGCCAGACTC